One Euphorbia lathyris chromosome 1, ddEupLath1.1, whole genome shotgun sequence DNA segment encodes these proteins:
- the LOC136235194 gene encoding uncharacterized protein isoform X1 — MSSVDDFPRCCLLMLICYSFLVYTLSETIFRTKGGKVHAGLIQALSDLDTAASYDWAGAGLAFLYKFLDLTCRKRKDFSGYTFALLVWAYERRNLPSQSRPRPRVPRLPLMTRWRDFDLGTERRRTVARLLDWIDSRTLGQIKFRWDDLDFGPDYMYVSVIQEQQCVLTGPCMRAWYLGDRGITGVSDAHWTPGKILISMFVVRTMPLSVIRQDLTRRFVGREVWVHTGGRDPYLSTLLSARDAPAVAMEVDPVADVFSREAVAAVFGQEEVPEGSWRSAHLSDFFDGTRAQTSAGEPPYYVGESSSAARSERSSFGVPVLDYGRDFATVCYDESGAAYAGVEMAPPLFTSRVPFDPPDASQTTRETCTDYVGLSGYLRDCLSLRCADHLSDLHAHERRRSESVREADARVGQVYQERNDHWSEVIRRETARRLVVKERARDETIGRLAAEERVHVETTGRLAAEERARVAEERLRVTEETLSAEQASHLRGFEAYWDCPPY, encoded by the exons tttcttagtgtatactctgagcgagacgattttccgcaccaagggcggaaaggtacacgcTGGTCTTATTCAGGCACTCAGTGATTTGGAtacggcggcttcctatgattgggcgggggcaggtctagcctttctatataaatttttggatctgacttgccggaagcgcaaggacttcagtggttacacctttgccctgctg gtctgggcgtatgagaggcggaATCTTCCTAGCCAGTCTCGGCCTCGGCCACGAGTACCGAGGCTCCCTCtcatgacccgatggagagattttgacctAGGCACCGAGAGGAGACGGACGGTGGcgcggctcctagattggattgactcgcggaccctgggacag attaagttcaggtgggacgacctcgacttcggtcccgattacatgtatgtatctgtgatccaggagcagcagtgcgtgctcaccggcccctgcatgcgggcatggtatttgggggaccgaggcatcaccggggttagtgaCGCACACTGGACACCGGGCAAGATTCTCATTTCCATGTTCgtggtgcggaccatgcccctgtcggtcatccgtcaggacttgacccgtcggtttgtCGGTAGAGAGGTGTGGGTTCATACCGGGGGCCGTGATCCCTACCTATCAACTctgttgagcgcgagggatgccccggcggtagcgatggaggtggatccggtagcagacgtattttcgagggaggctgtcgcggcagtctttggtcaggaggaggtcccg gagggatcctggaggagcGCTCATCTGTCGGACttctttgacggcactcgagctcagacatcTGCGGGCGAGCCAccctactatgtcggcgagtcctccagtgcTGCCCGATCGGAGAGGTCCTCTTTCGGTGTGCCCGTTCtagactacgggagagatttcGCCACCGTTTGTTATGATGAGTCCGGGGCAGCCTATGCGggtgtcgagatggctcctccCCTCTTCACATCGAGGGTGCCATTTGACCCTCCCGACGCTTCGCAGactacgagagagacttgtacagATTATGTGGGACTATCTGGTTACCTCCGAGactgcctcagcttgcgctgtgccgatcacctg agcgatcttcacgcccatgagcggagacggagtgagtcggtgcgggaggccgatgccagggttggccaggtgtaccaagagcggaacgaccactggtcggaggtGATACGGAGGGAGACTGCTAGACGTCTTGTCGTtaaggagagggcgcgtgatgagacgattggacgcctcgctgccgaggagagggtGCATGTTGAGACCACAggacgcctcgctgccgaggagagagcacgagttgctgagGAGAGGCTCCGAGTTACCGAGGAGACCTTATCTGCGGAGCAGGCATCGCATTTGAGGGGGTTTGAGGCCTACTGGGACTGCCCTCCATATTAG
- the LOC136235194 gene encoding uncharacterized protein isoform X2 — MTRWRDFDLGTERRRTVARLLDWIDSRTLGQIKFRWDDLDFGPDYMYVSVIQEQQCVLTGPCMRAWYLGDRGITGVSDAHWTPGKILISMFVVRTMPLSVIRQDLTRRFVGREVWVHTGGRDPYLSTLLSARDAPAVAMEVDPVADVFSREAVAAVFGQEEVPEGSWRSAHLSDFFDGTRAQTSAGEPPYYVGESSSAARSERSSFGVPVLDYGRDFATVCYDESGAAYAGVEMAPPLFTSRVPFDPPDASQTTRETCTDYVGLSGYLRDCLSLRCADHLSDLHAHERRRSESVREADARVGQVYQERNDHWSEVIRRETARRLVVKERARDETIGRLAAEERVHVETTGRLAAEERARVAEERLRVTEETLSAEQASHLRGFEAYWDCPPY, encoded by the exons atgacccgatggagagattttgacctAGGCACCGAGAGGAGACGGACGGTGGcgcggctcctagattggattgactcgcggaccctgggacag attaagttcaggtgggacgacctcgacttcggtcccgattacatgtatgtatctgtgatccaggagcagcagtgcgtgctcaccggcccctgcatgcgggcatggtatttgggggaccgaggcatcaccggggttagtgaCGCACACTGGACACCGGGCAAGATTCTCATTTCCATGTTCgtggtgcggaccatgcccctgtcggtcatccgtcaggacttgacccgtcggtttgtCGGTAGAGAGGTGTGGGTTCATACCGGGGGCCGTGATCCCTACCTATCAACTctgttgagcgcgagggatgccccggcggtagcgatggaggtggatccggtagcagacgtattttcgagggaggctgtcgcggcagtctttggtcaggaggaggtcccg gagggatcctggaggagcGCTCATCTGTCGGACttctttgacggcactcgagctcagacatcTGCGGGCGAGCCAccctactatgtcggcgagtcctccagtgcTGCCCGATCGGAGAGGTCCTCTTTCGGTGTGCCCGTTCtagactacgggagagatttcGCCACCGTTTGTTATGATGAGTCCGGGGCAGCCTATGCGggtgtcgagatggctcctccCCTCTTCACATCGAGGGTGCCATTTGACCCTCCCGACGCTTCGCAGactacgagagagacttgtacagATTATGTGGGACTATCTGGTTACCTCCGAGactgcctcagcttgcgctgtgccgatcacctg agcgatcttcacgcccatgagcggagacggagtgagtcggtgcgggaggccgatgccagggttggccaggtgtaccaagagcggaacgaccactggtcggaggtGATACGGAGGGAGACTGCTAGACGTCTTGTCGTtaaggagagggcgcgtgatgagacgattggacgcctcgctgccgaggagagggtGCATGTTGAGACCACAggacgcctcgctgccgaggagagagcacgagttgctgagGAGAGGCTCCGAGTTACCGAGGAGACCTTATCTGCGGAGCAGGCATCGCATTTGAGGGGGTTTGAGGCCTACTGGGACTGCCCTCCATATTAG